A genomic window from Deinococcus aquaedulcis includes:
- a CDS encoding CheR family methyltransferase produces the protein MALEVSGEFPREPLQDIELSLLLEAVYRATGHDFRAYTTATIRRRVLHAVAEEGLESISALQARALHDAAAMQRLRETLAINVTEMFRDPTFFRALREQVLPLLRTHPFVRVWHAGCSTGEEVYSLAILLHEAGLLDRSRLYATDMHAPALQQARQGIYPLGKLAAYEDNYHLSGGQAEFGDYFTQQYGHARVKAFLRQPIIWGQHNLATDSSFNEFHLILCRNVMIYFTRPLQDHVQALLWESLMPFGVLGLGHHESLDFSPQAVRFEPLNLAEKLYRRVG, from the coding sequence GTGGCTCTCGAAGTGAGCGGCGAGTTCCCCAGAGAACCCCTGCAGGACATCGAGTTGTCGCTGCTGCTGGAAGCCGTGTACCGCGCCACCGGGCACGATTTCCGGGCCTACACCACCGCCACCATCCGCCGCCGGGTGCTGCACGCGGTGGCCGAAGAGGGTCTGGAGAGCATCAGCGCGCTGCAGGCGCGGGCGCTGCACGACGCGGCGGCCATGCAGCGGCTGCGCGAAACGCTGGCCATCAACGTGACCGAGATGTTCCGCGACCCCACCTTCTTCCGGGCGCTGCGCGAACAGGTGCTGCCGCTGCTGCGCACCCATCCGTTCGTGCGGGTGTGGCACGCGGGCTGCTCCACGGGCGAAGAAGTGTATTCGCTGGCGATTCTGCTGCACGAGGCGGGGCTGCTGGACCGCAGCCGCCTGTACGCCACGGACATGCACGCCCCGGCGTTGCAGCAGGCCCGCCAGGGCATCTACCCGCTGGGCAAGCTGGCGGCCTATGAGGACAATTACCACCTGTCTGGTGGGCAGGCGGAGTTCGGGGACTACTTCACCCAGCAGTACGGGCACGCGCGGGTGAAGGCGTTCCTGCGCCAGCCCATCATCTGGGGCCAGCACAACCTCGCCACCGATTCGTCGTTCAACGAGTTTCACCTGATTCTGTGCCGCAACGTGATGATCTACTTCACCCGGCCACTGCAGGACCACGTGCAGGCCCTGCTTTGGGAAAGCCTGATGCCTTTCGGGGTGCTGGGCCTGGGGCACCACGAAAGCCTGGATTTCAGCCCGCAGGCGGTGCGCTTTGAACCGCTGAATCTGGCCGAGAAGCTGTACCGGCGGGTGGGCTGA
- a CDS encoding phage tail protein, with protein sequence MTVKMATSAHYSRAGAGASLSASATVGAGGFSASANVSAYVRAQVKQPPVPTTPQKAAYNILSNHRYHVAIDGLEHAAFNEVSGLQIETETMDFIEGGVNDRVLRLPVRSKMGNITLKRGVVAGQQLLEWYLSVVNGYLDVRNVTIVVYHPNGSVLVRFELLQAYPVKWSGPQFAGSGDAVAVETLELAHAGFLQISR encoded by the coding sequence ATGACTGTGAAGATGGCAACCAGCGCGCACTACAGCCGGGCCGGCGCAGGCGCGTCTCTGAGCGCCTCGGCCACGGTAGGCGCCGGCGGCTTTTCCGCCTCGGCCAATGTGAGCGCGTACGTGCGCGCGCAGGTCAAGCAGCCTCCGGTGCCCACCACACCGCAGAAAGCGGCGTACAACATTCTGTCGAACCACCGCTACCATGTGGCGATTGACGGTCTGGAGCACGCGGCCTTCAACGAGGTCAGCGGCCTGCAGATCGAAACCGAGACCATGGATTTCATTGAGGGTGGGGTCAATGACCGGGTCCTGCGGCTGCCGGTGCGCAGCAAAATGGGCAATATCACCCTGAAACGCGGCGTGGTGGCCGGCCAGCAGTTGCTCGAATGGTACCTGAGTGTCGTCAACGGTTACCTGGACGTGCGCAACGTCACCATCGTTGTGTACCACCCCAACGGCAGCGTGCTGGTGCGCTTTGAACTGTTGCAGGCCTATCCCGTGAAGTGGAGCGGCCCCCAGTTTGCGGGCAGTGGCGACGCCGTGGCTGTCGAAACCCTGGAACTGGCCCACGCCGGTTTTCTGCAAATCAGCCGCTGA
- a CDS encoding eCIS core domain-containing protein, whose amino-acid sequence MTGPAPAPLLRAVDDGRPDTARPVAPPTQAPRGVSRLENPAPTLPRPTLPNRLGVPRTPRTPDPLRPQDSTALETALETALSRDGHGQPLAPSARAALAQTLGRAVDDVRVVQNVHVPAALKEARADGLTVGRTVFLSPDTRLETPAGLALAAHEATHAIRHSEPSFVPQVLRRTGAAPTAHDEEAVALGTEHAVVREQAPVPGAAPASAQNAPRLPGLPAPWEPMPRWDDPEPARPIQSAPASPPPAPLPAAPPPNPTVPAWAHAAASDRPAPASPAPAAASGSPAVGRRAATPAQVDLDQVAREVYARLRDRLGDELRRL is encoded by the coding sequence GTGACGGGACCAGCACCTGCGCCACTGCTGCGCGCGGTGGATGACGGGCGTCCAGACACCGCGCGCCCGGTGGCGCCGCCCACCCAGGCCCCTCGCGGGGTGTCGCGGCTGGAGAATCCGGCGCCCACCCTGCCGCGTCCGACCCTGCCCAACCGCCTGGGGGTACCGCGTACGCCCCGCACACCGGACCCTCTGCGCCCGCAGGACAGCACCGCGTTGGAAACCGCCCTGGAAACGGCGCTGAGCCGAGACGGGCACGGCCAGCCACTGGCGCCCAGCGCGCGCGCGGCCCTGGCCCAGACACTGGGGCGCGCGGTGGACGACGTGCGCGTGGTGCAGAACGTGCATGTGCCGGCCGCCCTGAAGGAGGCCCGCGCCGACGGCCTGACCGTGGGCCGCACAGTGTTCCTGTCGCCGGACACCCGCCTGGAAACCCCAGCTGGGCTGGCGCTGGCCGCCCACGAAGCCACCCACGCCATCCGGCACAGCGAGCCGAGCTTCGTGCCGCAGGTGCTCCGGCGCACCGGGGCCGCACCTACTGCCCACGACGAGGAAGCCGTGGCCCTAGGGACCGAACACGCTGTCGTGCGGGAGCAAGCCCCAGTGCCTGGAGCTGCGCCGGCTTCCGCCCAGAACGCTCCACGCCTGCCGGGACTGCCTGCCCCCTGGGAACCCATGCCGCGCTGGGACGACCCCGAGCCGGCCCGGCCTATTCAATCGGCTCCAGCCTCACCACCGCCCGCTCCTCTGCCGGCGGCCCCGCCGCCCAACCCCACGGTCCCGGCCTGGGCCCACGCAGCGGCCAGCGACCGCCCGGCGCCGGCCAGCCCTGCCCCAGCGGCCGCATCTGGCTCGCCAGCGGTAGGTCGCCGGGCCGCCACCCCAGCGCAGGTGGACCTCGATCAGGTGGCGCGCGAGGTTTACGCCCGGTTGCGCGACCGCCTGGGAGATGAACTGCGGCGGTTGTAA
- a CDS encoding sensor histidine kinase has product MPGTLPLAVPRARILIVDDQDSKRLGLAAALEPLGQEVVMVASGREALRHLLTGEFAVILLDVQMPDMDGFETARLIRSRRQTETTPIIFVTAHDRAEADMLGGYTLGAVDFIYSPVRSEVLRAKVNVFVELHLKTLTVQAHERRLRELESRQAQHELAKLWGAIAQSADPVMITNRDGVIEYVNSAFERVTGYAAEEALGQTPALLNAGRQDAVFFEGLWRTLLGGEVFRGEFINRRKDGGEYHEEKTITPIRDEAGRITHFVATSQDVTYRKQMEAQLHALNASLEARVRERTAELEDVNSELEAYAYSISHDLRTPLRHIGSFADLLARSSGERLGDPGQRYLRIIQDGAVKMEALIDGLLDFARTGRSELRPQTIELPRLVQEIIAELPGADAATWEVRDLGTVCGDLLGVRQVLTNLLTNALKYAHPARTPHIELWTEAGEHEQTVHVRDNGLGFDMTYGHRLFAVFQRLHTEAPGHGVGLAIVKRIVTRHGGRIWAESVEGEGSTFSFSLPGGPPSPPGE; this is encoded by the coding sequence ATGCCCGGCACCTTGCCGCTGGCTGTGCCGCGCGCCCGCATCCTGATCGTGGATGACCAGGACAGCAAGCGCCTGGGACTGGCCGCCGCGCTGGAGCCGCTGGGCCAGGAGGTGGTGATGGTGGCCTCGGGCCGCGAGGCCCTGCGCCATCTGCTCACCGGCGAGTTCGCGGTGATTCTGCTGGACGTGCAGATGCCGGATATGGACGGCTTTGAAACCGCCCGCCTGATCCGCAGCCGCCGCCAGACCGAAACCACCCCGATCATCTTCGTGACCGCCCACGACCGCGCCGAGGCCGACATGCTGGGCGGCTACACTCTGGGGGCGGTGGACTTCATCTATTCCCCGGTGCGCTCCGAGGTGCTGCGCGCCAAGGTGAACGTGTTCGTGGAACTGCACCTTAAAACCCTGACCGTGCAGGCCCACGAGCGGCGGCTGCGCGAATTGGAAAGCCGGCAGGCCCAGCACGAACTCGCCAAACTGTGGGGCGCCATCGCCCAGTCGGCCGACCCCGTCATGATCACCAACCGCGACGGCGTGATCGAGTACGTGAACAGCGCCTTCGAGCGCGTGACTGGCTACGCGGCCGAGGAAGCCCTGGGCCAGACCCCGGCCCTGCTGAACGCCGGGCGGCAGGACGCGGTCTTTTTCGAAGGGCTGTGGCGCACGCTGCTGGGCGGCGAGGTGTTCCGGGGCGAGTTCATCAACCGGCGCAAGGACGGCGGCGAATACCACGAAGAAAAAACCATCACGCCCATCCGTGACGAGGCCGGGCGCATCACGCACTTCGTGGCCACCAGCCAGGACGTGACCTACCGCAAGCAGATGGAAGCCCAGCTGCACGCCCTGAACGCGTCCCTGGAGGCCCGGGTGCGCGAACGCACCGCCGAACTGGAGGACGTGAACAGCGAGCTGGAAGCCTACGCCTATTCCATCTCGCACGACCTGCGCACGCCGCTGCGGCACATTGGCTCGTTTGCCGACCTGCTAGCCCGCTCCAGCGGCGAGCGCCTGGGCGACCCCGGGCAGCGGTATCTGCGCATTATTCAGGACGGCGCCGTAAAGATGGAGGCCCTGATTGACGGCCTGCTGGACTTTGCCCGCACCGGCCGCAGCGAACTGCGCCCACAGACCATCGAATTGCCCCGGCTGGTGCAGGAGATCATCGCTGAACTGCCCGGCGCCGACGCCGCCACCTGGGAGGTGCGCGACCTGGGCACCGTCTGTGGCGACCTGCTGGGTGTACGACAGGTGCTGACCAACCTGCTCACGAACGCCCTGAAGTACGCCCACCCGGCCCGTACGCCCCACATTGAACTCTGGACCGAAGCGGGCGAGCACGAACAGACCGTGCATGTGCGGGACAATGGCCTGGGCTTCGACATGACCTACGGCCACCGCCTGTTCGCCGTGTTCCAGCGCCTGCATACCGAAGCGCCGGGGCACGGGGTGGGGCTGGCCATCGTCAAGCGCATCGTGACGCGCCACGGCGGCCGCATCTGGGCCGAGAGCGTGGAGGGCGAGGGGTCCACCTTCAGCTTCAGCCTGCCCGGTGGCCCGCCTTCCCCCCCGGGCGAATAA